Proteins from a genomic interval of Sphingobacterium sp. SYP-B4668:
- the nagB gene encoding glucosamine-6-phosphate deaminase, which yields MARLNLLEETRFEKVPVSVYTDQDTASKIVAKRIADIIRAKQEKGQQAVLGLATGATPVRVYAELIRLHKEEGLSFKNVVTFNLDEYYPMQPDAAQSYVTFMNNKLFDHVDIEKSNINIPDGTLDVKDVQAFCAAYEQKITDCGGLDIQILGIGRTGHIGFNEPGSAPNSGTRLVTLDDLTRRDASRDFGGKENVPRKALTMGVGTIFKAREIILMAWSGNKAEIVKKAVEGEISADIPATYLQLSDNVEFILDTDAASLLTRFDRPWLAEDVEWTPELTKKAVVWLALEVQKPILKLQEEDYNSHGMAKLVTEEGPAYNINIRIFNELQHTITGWPGGKPNVDDSQRPERAEPAKKTSIVFSPHPDDDVISMGGTFIRLADQGHDVHVAYQTSGNTAVWDDDVVRYLEFAEDFANEMGIDAAKIKALYDESQAIFSNKKPNQIDTDIIRKIKALIRKGEAIAGARFVGLPASNIHFQDLPFYDRQKFSKNVSFEDDIVQTMELLRKVKPHQIFAAGDFADPHGTHRICFDIILEAVKRLRQTDEWTKDCWLWLYRGAWHEFPIHEIEMAVPLSPQEVYRKRLAIFKHQSQKDLPVFPGDDPREFWVRAEDRTSETASLYDQLGLADYEAIEAFVRWKFD from the coding sequence ATGGCTAGATTAAATTTATTGGAAGAAACACGCTTCGAAAAAGTTCCTGTAAGTGTGTATACTGACCAAGACACCGCTTCAAAAATTGTTGCGAAACGTATAGCTGATATTATCCGTGCAAAGCAAGAAAAAGGCCAACAGGCTGTTCTTGGATTAGCAACAGGTGCTACTCCAGTAAGAGTGTATGCAGAATTGATTCGTCTGCACAAGGAGGAAGGATTGAGCTTTAAGAATGTCGTCACCTTTAACTTGGATGAATATTATCCAATGCAACCTGACGCGGCTCAGAGCTATGTGACATTTATGAACAACAAGTTGTTCGATCACGTAGATATAGAAAAATCAAATATCAATATCCCAGATGGTACGTTGGATGTGAAAGATGTTCAGGCTTTTTGTGCGGCATACGAACAGAAGATTACAGACTGTGGAGGATTGGATATCCAAATACTTGGTATTGGTCGTACTGGACATATCGGTTTTAATGAGCCAGGTTCTGCGCCAAATTCAGGGACACGATTGGTCACGTTGGATGATTTGACTCGTCGCGATGCATCACGTGATTTTGGAGGGAAAGAAAACGTACCCCGTAAAGCGCTTACTATGGGTGTGGGAACTATTTTCAAAGCCAGAGAAATTATCCTAATGGCTTGGAGTGGAAACAAAGCCGAGATTGTGAAAAAAGCCGTTGAAGGTGAGATTTCAGCAGATATCCCAGCGACTTACCTTCAGCTATCGGACAATGTTGAGTTTATCTTAGATACAGATGCCGCATCGTTATTAACCCGCTTTGACAGACCTTGGTTGGCTGAAGACGTGGAGTGGACTCCTGAGCTAACCAAAAAAGCAGTGGTTTGGCTTGCTTTAGAGGTGCAAAAGCCAATTTTGAAACTTCAAGAAGAAGATTATAATAGCCATGGTATGGCCAAGCTTGTTACTGAAGAAGGGCCTGCTTACAACATCAATATTCGCATCTTTAACGAATTGCAACATACTATTACAGGTTGGCCGGGAGGCAAGCCCAATGTGGACGATTCGCAAAGACCTGAGCGTGCAGAGCCGGCTAAAAAAACATCTATTGTATTTTCTCCGCACCCTGATGACGATGTTATTTCAATGGGAGGAACTTTTATCCGCTTGGCAGATCAAGGACATGATGTACATGTTGCTTATCAGACAAGTGGAAATACCGCTGTATGGGATGACGATGTGGTTAGATACTTGGAATTTGCAGAAGACTTTGCAAATGAGATGGGGATTGATGCCGCAAAGATTAAAGCATTATATGACGAGAGTCAGGCGATTTTCTCCAATAAAAAACCAAATCAAATCGATACAGATATTATTCGCAAAATAAAGGCGTTGATCCGCAAAGGAGAAGCAATTGCCGGGGCACGTTTTGTCGGGTTGCCTGCGTCCAATATCCATTTTCAAGACCTACCCTTTTACGATAGACAGAAGTTTTCTAAAAATGTATCTTTCGAAGATGATATCGTGCAGACAATGGAGTTGTTGCGTAAAGTGAAACCACATCAAATCTTTGCTGCTGGAGATTTTGCCGATCCACATGGTACACATAGGATTTGTTTCGATATCATATTAGAGGCGGTCAAGAGACTTCGTCAGACAGACGAATGGACGAAAGACTGTTGGTTGTGGTTGTACCGTGGTGCTTGGCATGAATTTCCAATCCATGAGATTGAGATGGCTGTGCCACTATCTCCTCAGGAGGTATACCGCAAGCGGTTGGCAATTTTTAAGCATCAGTCGCAAAAAGA
- a CDS encoding methionine aminotransferase, which yields MSFTLTSKLPHVGTTIFTRMSALAQKYQALNLSQGFPDYETDPRLVDLVSQYMKEGYNQYAFMAGVPVLRERIAEKVENLYGIDIHPADEVTVTAGGTQAIFTAIASVIAVGDEVIIFEPAYDCYRPTVELFGGRVIPVMLRAPDFEIDWNEVKHLVSDRTRMIILNNPNNPTGRVLQERDFLALQQLVESTNILLVSDEVYEHLIFDDRRPHSMLQYESLRSRAFVVASFGKLLHTTGWKVGYCIAPEKLTAEFRKVHQFNVFSVHAPTQYAIADYLSNPEVYLSLPGFFQQKRDLLIEGLSGTGLDILPCEGTYFLNVSYQRISNLPELQFAELLTKEKGVAMIPISAFYAAEVNQYLLRICFAKKTDTLIKAVDLLQNIG from the coding sequence ATGTCTTTCACCCTAACCTCCAAACTGCCACACGTGGGTACTACGATATTTACCCGGATGTCCGCTCTAGCGCAAAAATATCAAGCGTTAAATCTCTCGCAGGGCTTTCCTGACTATGAGACGGATCCCAGGCTTGTAGATCTCGTCAGCCAATATATGAAAGAGGGGTACAATCAGTATGCATTTATGGCGGGTGTACCGGTATTACGAGAGCGGATTGCCGAAAAAGTAGAAAATCTTTACGGAATCGATATTCATCCAGCAGATGAGGTGACGGTAACTGCGGGAGGCACCCAGGCCATTTTTACAGCTATAGCCTCCGTCATAGCCGTCGGAGATGAAGTTATTATTTTCGAGCCCGCATACGATTGTTATCGACCTACAGTCGAATTATTTGGTGGTCGGGTTATTCCAGTTATGTTACGGGCGCCCGATTTTGAAATTGATTGGAATGAGGTCAAGCATCTAGTCTCCGATAGAACCCGAATGATTATCCTTAACAATCCCAATAATCCTACAGGAAGGGTTCTTCAAGAACGAGATTTTCTAGCGCTACAACAATTGGTTGAGAGCACCAATATCCTCCTCGTCAGTGATGAGGTTTATGAGCACCTGATTTTTGATGATAGACGACCACATTCCATGTTGCAGTATGAATCGCTACGGTCGAGGGCTTTTGTGGTGGCTTCTTTTGGAAAGCTACTGCATACCACAGGGTGGAAGGTAGGTTATTGTATTGCTCCTGAAAAGTTGACTGCCGAGTTTAGAAAAGTCCATCAATTTAATGTCTTTAGTGTGCATGCGCCCACTCAGTATGCGATTGCCGACTATCTTTCAAACCCTGAAGTCTATTTGTCACTTCCTGGTTTTTTTCAGCAAAAAAGAGACCTGCTGATCGAAGGACTGAGTGGTACCGGGTTAGATATCCTTCCATGTGAAGGAACTTATTTCCTAAACGTCTCCTATCAACGGATTTCAAATCTTCCAGAACTACAATTTGCCGAATTGCTGACCAAAGAGAAAGGAGTAGCCATGATTCCAATATCTGCTTTTTATGCAGCCGAGGTCAACCAGTATTTGTTGAGGATTTGCTTTGCAAAAAAAACGGATACATTGATTAAAGCAGTTGATTTACTGCAGAATATTGGTTAA
- a CDS encoding DUF5686 and carboxypeptidase regulatory-like domain-containing protein, whose protein sequence is MRYLTVIILFVFHAVGFAQIRGMVTDTAGVALAYVTVQVQQSTIGTSTNGAGQFELKVQSQEGSCHLTFQSLGYRSKTMTVDLSRQPVDLKIVLHAEQRMIDEVVVGVKGIDPAVYIIQQAIRNRKANGERNDKYRADFYSRGIFRVKELPKRILGQKIEDEDGILDTSRSGVIYLSETVSEIAFQKPNSIREKIVASKVSGDDKGFSFNTAQGTNFDFYTNTVDLGAPIISPISDRAFSYYRFKRESKISLDDGPLVHKLSVTPIRKKEPTVTGYIYIVDQTWAIYAVDFKINGYSMNQPIIDTLSLRQQYIHNSQDNRWSKSLQTIDFQASILGFHFNGRYIHNFSNYAYVRDFEKGVFSNVVATMVKDANTKDEAYWKAIRPIPLTLEERQDYIRKDSIQTLRSSPSYIDSLDRKYSKFSFLDVITGYQYRHTPSNFLFEYKGLSNIFSTSFNTVQGWNFNAMMSAKLGRSDRGRYSTGKINFNYGLADRRLRVEGLLTHRFDTHDYRVVSVEGGRKISQFNIEEPISKLVNMGASLFFKENFMKVYQQDFVKLSYAQQVTTAVRIMASVAYSDRIALENQTNFSFFNKEKNYTANNPLQPEGHDTPIFDRHHLFKYALGTQIKFGQQVFERPDARIAVPNDRYPIVSMQWEQAFGASASKYKYQALHIRADQDVVFGNKGQLGAVVKAGKFFNAEQISFADFRHFNGNQTHVGTTTRYLNHFLLLPYYTNSTNDAYLEMHAEHNFKGYLLNKVPLLNQLQWNIVLGYHHLTVPDRQPYHEFTFGLDNIGWGKFRMLRLDYVRSLQSGRSKEGVVIGLKFLGILN, encoded by the coding sequence ATGAGATATCTTACTGTAATTATACTCTTCGTATTTCATGCCGTTGGATTTGCGCAAATCCGTGGTATGGTGACAGATACTGCTGGAGTTGCCTTGGCCTATGTCACAGTCCAGGTCCAACAAAGCACGATTGGCACCTCTACTAACGGGGCAGGGCAGTTCGAATTGAAAGTGCAGTCTCAAGAAGGGAGCTGTCACCTTACATTTCAAAGTCTCGGTTATCGATCTAAAACAATGACCGTAGACCTTAGTAGGCAACCCGTCGACTTAAAGATTGTGCTTCATGCCGAACAGCGAATGATAGACGAAGTTGTTGTGGGAGTCAAAGGTATAGATCCAGCAGTTTATATTATTCAACAAGCCATTCGTAATCGAAAGGCAAATGGGGAAAGGAATGATAAATATAGAGCTGACTTTTACTCGAGAGGTATTTTTCGGGTGAAAGAACTTCCTAAGCGCATTCTCGGTCAAAAAATAGAGGATGAAGATGGTATTTTAGACACTAGTCGATCAGGTGTGATCTACCTGTCTGAGACCGTCTCCGAAATAGCATTTCAAAAGCCCAACAGTATCCGTGAAAAGATCGTGGCCTCAAAAGTCAGTGGAGATGATAAGGGTTTTAGTTTCAATACCGCTCAAGGGACCAACTTTGATTTTTATACAAATACGGTTGATCTAGGTGCCCCTATTATCTCCCCTATTTCGGATAGGGCCTTCTCCTACTACCGTTTCAAGCGAGAGAGTAAGATCTCGTTAGATGATGGTCCCTTAGTGCATAAGCTAAGTGTGACCCCCATACGAAAAAAAGAGCCCACCGTCACCGGCTATATCTATATCGTGGATCAGACATGGGCAATCTATGCTGTAGATTTTAAGATCAATGGATATAGCATGAATCAACCTATTATCGATACACTAAGTCTTAGGCAGCAGTATATCCATAATTCTCAAGATAATCGATGGTCTAAGTCCTTGCAAACGATTGACTTTCAGGCAAGTATTTTGGGCTTTCATTTCAACGGAAGGTATATACACAATTTTTCAAACTATGCGTATGTCCGAGATTTTGAAAAAGGGGTATTTTCGAATGTGGTGGCCACGATGGTAAAAGATGCCAATACCAAGGACGAAGCATATTGGAAAGCAATACGCCCTATCCCGTTGACGTTGGAAGAGAGACAAGACTATATCCGCAAAGACAGCATACAGACCCTTAGAAGCTCTCCTTCCTACATAGACTCGCTGGATCGTAAATATAGCAAGTTTAGTTTTTTGGATGTTATTACAGGATATCAGTATAGGCATACCCCCTCCAATTTTTTGTTTGAATATAAAGGCTTGTCCAACATTTTTTCGACGAGTTTCAATACCGTACAAGGATGGAATTTTAATGCGATGATGTCTGCGAAATTGGGCCGATCGGATAGGGGACGCTATTCGACCGGCAAAATCAATTTTAACTATGGACTAGCTGATCGTAGGCTACGGGTAGAGGGGCTGTTGACGCACCGCTTTGATACACATGACTATAGAGTAGTCTCTGTAGAAGGTGGACGCAAAATCTCGCAGTTCAATATAGAGGAGCCAATATCTAAGTTGGTAAATATGGGGGCATCGCTCTTCTTCAAGGAAAATTTCATGAAAGTATACCAGCAGGATTTCGTTAAATTGAGTTATGCACAGCAGGTAACCACCGCAGTGCGGATTATGGCTTCGGTGGCCTATAGCGATAGGATTGCTTTAGAGAATCAAACAAATTTTTCTTTTTTTAATAAAGAAAAGAATTATACAGCTAACAACCCGCTGCAACCTGAAGGACACGACACTCCGATTTTTGATCGCCATCATTTATTTAAATATGCTTTAGGCACACAAATAAAATTTGGCCAGCAGGTATTTGAACGGCCAGATGCTCGAATCGCAGTCCCTAATGATCGCTATCCTATCGTATCGATGCAGTGGGAGCAAGCTTTTGGAGCATCCGCTTCTAAGTACAAGTATCAAGCGCTTCATATAAGAGCCGATCAAGATGTCGTATTTGGCAACAAAGGTCAATTAGGCGCTGTTGTTAAAGCTGGAAAATTCTTTAACGCAGAGCAGATATCATTTGCAGATTTTCGACATTTTAATGGCAATCAGACACATGTAGGGACGACAACCAGATATTTGAATCACTTCCTTCTATTACCTTATTACACCAATAGCACCAATGATGCGTATCTGGAAATGCACGCCGAACATAATTTTAAAGGATATCTGTTAAATAAAGTCCCCTTGCTAAATCAGCTTCAATGGAATATCGTCCTCGGATATCACCACCTCACTGTGCCCGATAGACAGCCGTATCACGAATTTACATTCGGTCTTGACAATATTGGATGGGGTAAGTTCAGAATGCTGCGGTTGGATTATGTGCGTAGTCTACAAAGCGGCCGCTCAAAAGAAGGAGTTGTAATCGGACTTAAATTTTTAGGTATTCTCAATTAG